One Kineococcus aurantiacus genomic window carries:
- a CDS encoding MGH1-like glycoside hydrolase domain-containing protein: MAESPGADGPWRLWGPYVSGRQWGTVREDYTPTGDAWTAFPFDQARSRAYRWGEDGLGAVCDRFGFLNLGVALWNRKDPFLKERLFGLTNGEGNHGEDAKEYWWAVDGTPSHSWMKWLYRYPQAEFPYAQLREENARRGRDEREYELGDTGVLDENRFFDVEVTYAKAGPDDLCMVVSATNHGPDPAPLDLVPQVWFRNTWAWGWDRRRGTMTQVLPPTLAVGGLEDVECEHGHLGRYHVSAEGSPEVLFCENETNLVELFGAASNPTAFTKDGIDRRIVHGDTTAVNPRREGTKAAFWYSFDSVAPGETVQVRLRLSPHAPGRSTFGPGYDAVLRDRQAEADEFYDHVIHPALSDSDRHIARRAYAGLLWTKQLYRYDVRQWLGGDPETEPAPESRKARGARNVAWTHLSLADVISMPDEWEYPWFAAWDLAFHAIPLAHVDPDFAKEQLVLMCREWSMHPNGQLPAYEWAFGDVNPPVHAWAAWHVYRLDGYRDQGFLVRVFTKLLLNFSWWVNRKDASGSNLFEGGFLGMDNIGLFDRSAELPPGYRLEQSDATSWMAFYCQQMFKIALELSRHDPAWEDAATKFLEHFLSIAQALTSFGATDTSLWDEEDGFFYDVLLHPDGTAEPMRVPSMVGLLPILGATDVPSWIAEETPDLTARLRWLQKRRPDLTLPLLTRSTPEGRQMLLSLVDRPRLVRLLERAFDPDQFLSPYGLRSLSAAVKEEVWTSVQGQSFSLVYEPGESHTGMFGGNSNWRGPIWFPVNVLVADKLRTLGRFFGDDLTIEVPRGSGRRINLVQAADLIDNSLVNLFRPVDGRRPADGQRIEATDDPLWRDHITFNEYFDGDTGEGLGATHQTGWTALVAHLLHPRLPLTPPGR, translated from the coding sequence ATGGCCGAGTCCCCCGGGGCCGACGGTCCCTGGCGCCTGTGGGGGCCCTACGTCTCCGGCCGGCAGTGGGGCACCGTCCGGGAGGACTACACCCCCACCGGTGACGCCTGGACCGCCTTCCCCTTCGACCAGGCGCGCTCCCGGGCCTACCGCTGGGGCGAGGACGGCCTGGGGGCCGTCTGCGACCGCTTCGGCTTCCTCAACCTCGGCGTCGCCCTGTGGAACCGCAAGGACCCCTTCCTCAAGGAACGCCTCTTCGGCCTCACCAACGGCGAGGGCAACCACGGCGAGGACGCCAAGGAGTACTGGTGGGCCGTGGACGGCACCCCCAGCCACTCCTGGATGAAGTGGCTCTACCGCTACCCGCAGGCCGAGTTCCCCTACGCGCAGCTGCGCGAGGAGAACGCCCGCCGCGGGCGCGACGAGCGCGAGTACGAGCTCGGGGACACCGGGGTCCTCGACGAGAACCGCTTCTTCGACGTCGAGGTCACCTACGCCAAGGCCGGGCCCGACGACCTGTGCATGGTCGTCTCGGCGACCAACCACGGACCCGACCCCGCCCCCCTGGACCTCGTCCCGCAGGTCTGGTTCCGCAACACCTGGGCCTGGGGCTGGGACCGCCGCCGCGGCACCATGACGCAGGTCCTGCCCCCCACGCTCGCCGTCGGCGGCCTCGAGGACGTCGAGTGCGAGCACGGCCACCTCGGGCGGTACCACGTCAGCGCCGAGGGCTCGCCCGAGGTGCTGTTCTGCGAGAACGAGACCAACCTCGTGGAGCTCTTCGGAGCCGCCTCCAACCCCACCGCCTTCACCAAGGACGGCATCGACCGGCGCATCGTGCACGGGGACACCACCGCCGTGAACCCCCGCCGCGAGGGCACCAAGGCCGCCTTCTGGTACTCCTTCGACTCCGTCGCCCCCGGGGAGACCGTCCAGGTCCGCCTGCGCCTGTCGCCCCACGCCCCCGGCCGCAGCACCTTCGGGCCCGGGTACGACGCCGTCCTGCGCGACCGGCAGGCCGAGGCCGACGAGTTCTACGACCACGTCATCCACCCCGCCCTGTCCGACTCCGACCGGCACATCGCCCGGCGCGCCTACGCGGGACTGCTGTGGACCAAGCAGCTCTACCGCTACGACGTCCGCCAGTGGCTCGGCGGCGACCCCGAGACCGAACCGGCCCCCGAGTCGCGCAAGGCCCGCGGCGCCCGCAACGTCGCCTGGACGCACCTGTCCCTGGCCGACGTCATCTCCATGCCCGACGAGTGGGAGTACCCCTGGTTCGCCGCCTGGGACCTCGCCTTCCACGCCATCCCCCTGGCCCACGTCGACCCCGACTTCGCCAAGGAACAGCTCGTCCTCATGTGCCGCGAGTGGTCCATGCACCCCAACGGGCAGCTGCCCGCCTACGAGTGGGCCTTCGGCGACGTCAACCCTCCCGTCCACGCCTGGGCCGCCTGGCACGTCTACCGCCTCGACGGCTACCGGGACCAGGGCTTCCTCGTCCGCGTCTTCACCAAGCTGCTGCTGAACTTCTCCTGGTGGGTCAACCGCAAGGACGCCAGCGGGTCCAACCTCTTCGAGGGCGGCTTCCTGGGCATGGACAACATCGGCCTGTTCGACCGCTCCGCCGAGCTGCCGCCCGGGTACCGGCTCGAGCAGTCCGACGCCACCAGCTGGATGGCCTTCTACTGCCAGCAGATGTTCAAGATCGCCCTGGAGCTGTCGCGGCACGACCCCGCCTGGGAGGACGCCGCGACGAAGTTCCTCGAGCACTTCCTGTCCATCGCCCAGGCCCTGACCAGCTTCGGCGCCACCGACACCAGCCTGTGGGACGAGGAGGACGGCTTCTTCTACGACGTCCTGCTGCACCCCGACGGCACCGCCGAACCCATGCGCGTGCCGTCCATGGTCGGCCTCCTGCCCATCCTCGGCGCCACCGACGTGCCGTCCTGGATCGCCGAGGAGACCCCCGACCTCACGGCCCGGCTGCGCTGGCTGCAGAAGCGCCGCCCCGACCTGACCCTGCCGCTGCTGACGCGCTCCACCCCCGAGGGCCGGCAGATGCTCCTCTCGCTCGTCGACCGGCCCCGCCTCGTGCGGCTGCTCGAACGCGCCTTCGACCCCGACCAGTTCCTGTCCCCCTACGGCCTGCGGTCGCTGTCGGCCGCGGTCAAGGAGGAGGTCTGGACGTCGGTGCAGGGGCAGAGCTTCTCGCTCGTCTACGAGCCCGGCGAGTCGCACACCGGGATGTTCGGCGGCAACTCCAACTGGCGCGGGCCGATCTGGTTCCCCGTCAACGTCCTGGTCGCCGACAAGCTGCGGACGCTGGGCCGCTTCTTCGGCGACGACCTGACCATCGAGGTCCCCCGCGGCTCCGGGCGGCGCATCAACCTCGTCCAGGCCGCCGACCTCATCGACAACAGCCTGGTCAACCTCTTCCGCCCCGTCGATGGCCGCCGCCCCGCCGACGGGCAGCGCATCGAGGCCACCGACGACCCGCTGTGGCGCGACCACATCACGTTCAACGAGTACTTCGACGGCGACACCGGCGAAGGCCTGGGGGCCACCCACCAGACCGGCTGGACCGCCCTCGTCGCGCACCTGCTGCACCCCCGGCTGCCGCTGACACCGCCGGGACGATGA
- a CDS encoding ADP-ribosylglycohydrolase family protein, whose protein sequence is MSEGTQAGRTPPLASSPVRGARVRGLLHGLAVGEVLGAGAAPTGVLTHGVATQLACFTAAASIRSCLRHAVTGSADGRADLLEAYRQWARVWSAGREPSVAWLDEVPLLAHATGAAADTVRGLATGGGGTRREPVTTADGWHALARALPLAAQVGRDAAGAVEVAVDSAALTHGPRAFAPTALAVLVAGAALRTGDPVQAVADGITAAILLGVDFAAVSVADDAVRAAREAPGSPVVLRSGAPDGSAAAALWGATYCLLSHPGRTTAALALAATAPDPVAVSCVTGALLGAAHGDGALPQPVLTRIDLAYVVDRLARDLARVNRVNPDGSREASSDPAWRARYGIS, encoded by the coding sequence GTGAGTGAAGGAACGCAGGCCGGGCGCACCCCGCCGTTGGCGTCGTCCCCCGTGCGCGGTGCGCGCGTCCGCGGACTGCTGCACGGCCTGGCGGTCGGTGAGGTCCTCGGGGCCGGTGCCGCCCCCACGGGTGTCCTGACGCACGGGGTGGCGACGCAGCTCGCGTGCTTCACCGCGGCCGCGAGCATCCGCAGCTGCCTGCGGCACGCCGTGACGGGCTCCGCCGACGGCCGGGCCGACCTGCTCGAGGCCTACCGCCAGTGGGCCCGCGTGTGGAGCGCCGGGCGCGAACCCTCGGTGGCGTGGCTGGACGAGGTCCCGCTGCTCGCGCACGCGACCGGTGCGGCCGCGGACACCGTGCGAGGCCTCGCGACGGGCGGCGGCGGGACGCGGCGGGAGCCGGTCACGACGGCGGACGGCTGGCACGCCCTCGCCCGCGCCCTGCCGCTGGCGGCGCAGGTCGGCCGCGACGCGGCCGGTGCCGTCGAGGTGGCGGTGGACTCGGCCGCCCTCACCCACGGACCGCGCGCCTTCGCCCCCACCGCGCTGGCCGTCCTCGTGGCCGGCGCGGCCCTGCGCACCGGCGACCCGGTGCAGGCGGTCGCCGACGGCATCACCGCGGCGATCCTGCTCGGGGTCGACTTCGCCGCCGTGTCCGTCGCCGACGACGCCGTCCGGGCCGCACGGGAGGCTCCGGGTTCCCCCGTGGTGCTCCGGTCCGGGGCCCCGGACGGCAGCGCGGCCGCCGCGCTGTGGGGGGCCACCTACTGCCTGCTGAGCCACCCCGGGCGGACCACGGCCGCGCTCGCCCTCGCGGCGACCGCCCCGGACCCCGTCGCGGTCTCCTGCGTGACCGGTGCCCTGCTCGGGGCCGCCCACGGCGACGGCGCCCTCCCGCAGCCGGTGCTCACCCGGATCGACCTCGCGTACGTCGTCGACCGGCTCGCGCGCGACCTGGCCCGGGTGAACCGGGTGAACCCCGACGGCAGCCGGGAGGCGTCGTCCGACCCCGCGTGGCGGGCCCGGTACGGGATCAGCTGA
- a CDS encoding glutamine synthetase III — protein MSGSAARLQAIDAVIAYEAPHPTFTPTEAPGEVFGQNVFSKAVMRKRLPKGVYRSVVATIEQQKPLDPAVADTVASVMKDWALEMGATHYAHVFYPLTHSSAEKHDSFFEPDEDGGSIAEFAGKTLVQGEPDASSFPNGGLRSTFEARGYTGWDVTSPAYVLDNTNGRTLCIPTVFVSMTGEALDHKTPLLRSQQAMATQAARVLKLFGHEDPGTIVSYAGPEQEYFLIDRHFFLSRPDLLNAGRTLFGATPPKGQEFDDHYFGAIPDRVLAFMLHAERELFKVGIPAKTRHNEVAPGQFEIAPMFERSNLAADHQQLLMVTMKRVAREHGMELLFHEKPFAGVNGSGKHVNFSFGSSTVGNLLLPGDTPHENAQFLVFCAAIIRAVHKYGGLLRASVASASNDHRLGANEAPPAIISMFLGDQLTDVFDQVAKGGATSSKEKGTMTIGVDTLPVLPTDPGDRNRTSPFAFTGNRFEFRAPGSMQSIASPVYTINTIVTEALDHIATELETRLADGAEFHHAVQKVLEQIITDHGAAVFNGDGYSDEWKVEAEARGLKNLRTTVDALAELTTPEAVELFSRYGVFSERELHSRYEIAVEQYEMSIAVEAKLAIEMAATSILPAAIRYQTQLAQNVAALKAAGVEADTTLLEQASAPIAALREAVAALKAATFEPSGHGPAYARDVLLPAMTAVRAAADELETVVADDLWPLATYQEMLFIR, from the coding sequence ATGAGCGGCAGCGCAGCACGCCTGCAGGCGATCGACGCGGTCATCGCCTACGAGGCCCCGCACCCGACCTTCACACCGACGGAGGCCCCCGGCGAGGTCTTCGGCCAGAACGTCTTCAGCAAGGCCGTCATGCGCAAGCGGCTGCCGAAGGGCGTCTACCGGTCGGTCGTGGCGACCATCGAGCAGCAGAAGCCGCTCGACCCCGCCGTCGCCGACACCGTGGCCTCGGTCATGAAGGACTGGGCGCTGGAGATGGGCGCGACCCACTACGCGCACGTCTTCTACCCGCTGACGCACTCCAGCGCCGAGAAGCACGACAGCTTCTTCGAGCCCGACGAGGACGGCGGCTCCATCGCCGAGTTCGCCGGCAAGACCCTCGTCCAGGGCGAGCCGGACGCCTCCAGCTTCCCCAACGGCGGCCTGCGCTCCACCTTCGAGGCCCGCGGGTACACCGGCTGGGACGTCACCAGCCCCGCCTACGTGCTGGACAACACCAACGGCAGGACGCTGTGCATCCCGACGGTCTTCGTCTCGATGACCGGTGAGGCGCTCGACCACAAGACGCCGCTGCTGCGGTCCCAGCAGGCCATGGCCACCCAGGCCGCGCGCGTGCTGAAGCTGTTCGGCCACGAGGACCCGGGCACGATCGTGTCCTACGCCGGCCCCGAGCAGGAGTACTTCCTCATCGACCGGCACTTCTTCCTCTCGCGCCCGGACCTGCTCAACGCCGGCCGCACGCTGTTCGGCGCCACGCCGCCGAAGGGCCAGGAGTTCGACGACCACTACTTCGGCGCCATCCCCGACCGCGTCCTGGCGTTCATGCTCCACGCCGAGCGCGAGCTGTTCAAGGTCGGCATCCCCGCCAAGACCCGGCACAACGAGGTCGCCCCCGGCCAGTTCGAGATCGCGCCGATGTTCGAGCGCTCCAACCTCGCCGCCGACCACCAGCAGCTGCTCATGGTCACCATGAAGCGCGTCGCCCGCGAGCACGGCATGGAACTGCTGTTCCACGAGAAGCCGTTCGCCGGGGTCAACGGCTCGGGCAAGCACGTGAACTTCTCGTTCGGGTCCTCCACCGTCGGCAACCTGCTGCTGCCGGGCGACACCCCGCACGAGAACGCCCAGTTCCTCGTGTTCTGCGCGGCCATCATCCGCGCGGTCCACAAGTACGGCGGGCTGCTGCGCGCCTCGGTGGCCTCGGCCTCCAACGACCACCGGCTCGGCGCGAACGAGGCGCCGCCGGCCATCATCTCCATGTTCCTCGGCGACCAGCTCACCGACGTCTTCGACCAGGTCGCCAAGGGCGGTGCGACCTCCTCGAAGGAGAAGGGCACCATGACGATCGGCGTCGACACCCTCCCGGTGCTGCCGACCGACCCGGGCGACCGCAACCGCACGAGCCCCTTCGCCTTCACGGGCAACCGCTTCGAGTTCCGCGCGCCGGGGTCGATGCAGTCGATCGCCTCGCCCGTCTACACGATCAACACGATCGTCACCGAGGCGCTGGACCACATCGCCACCGAGCTCGAGACCCGCCTCGCCGACGGTGCCGAGTTCCACCACGCCGTCCAGAAGGTCCTCGAGCAGATCATCACCGACCACGGCGCCGCCGTGTTCAACGGCGACGGCTACTCCGACGAGTGGAAGGTCGAGGCCGAGGCGCGCGGGCTGAAGAACCTGCGCACGACGGTCGACGCGCTGGCCGAGCTCACCACCCCCGAGGCGGTCGAGCTGTTCAGCCGGTACGGGGTGTTCAGCGAGCGGGAGCTGCACTCCCGCTACGAGATCGCCGTCGAGCAGTACGAGATGAGCATCGCCGTCGAGGCGAAGCTGGCGATCGAGATGGCCGCCACGAGCATCCTGCCCGCCGCGATCCGCTACCAGACGCAGCTCGCGCAGAACGTGGCCGCGCTCAAGGCCGCCGGGGTCGAGGCGGACACGACGCTGCTGGAGCAGGCCTCCGCCCCGATCGCCGCGCTGCGCGAGGCGGTGGCGGCCCTCAAGGCGGCGACGTTCGAGCCGTCCGGGCACGGCCCGGCGTACGCCCGCGACGTGCTCCTGCCGGCCATGACCGCGGTCCGCGCCGCGGCCGACGAGCTCGAGACCGTCGTGGCCGACGACCTGTGGCCGCTGGCGACCTACCAGGAGATGCTCTTCATCCGCTGA
- a CDS encoding 6-phospho-beta-glucosidase — protein MKLCILGGGGFRTPYVYQALLRDTGSPRVDEVALHDVDATRLEGMVRILRQLAEGFPDAPRLVPTTVLPEALQGSRFIFAAVRIGGLRGRCCDERVALDLGVLGQETTGPGGLAYALRTVPFMLDVARQVRELAPDAHFLNFTNPAGIITEAMQSVLGDRVLGICDTPSGLGRRVAGLLGLDHTRVQMDYVGLNHLGWMRRVLFDGTDVLPRLLADDAALGALEEGLVFGRDWLRTLGSIPNEYLHYYYSQREAVASIKAAKQTRGEFLLATQGEFWERLATAGDGAAQLWRETVTARSASYMAEAKGGEQGAPVHQDQPELDPSQQGYAGVALAVMAAISRDERSTMILNVRNGGTIAGLPDDAVVEVPATVDANGVHPLSTAAPDLHQLGLMQQVKAVERHTIAAAVHGDRTEALRAFALHPLVDSVEVARELLDGYVAAIPEVAAVFS, from the coding sequence GTGAAGCTGTGCATCCTCGGCGGTGGGGGGTTCCGCACCCCCTACGTCTACCAGGCGCTGCTGCGCGACACGGGCAGCCCCCGCGTCGACGAGGTCGCCCTCCACGACGTCGACGCGACGAGGCTCGAGGGCATGGTGCGGATCCTGCGCCAGCTCGCCGAGGGTTTCCCCGACGCCCCCCGCCTCGTCCCCACGACGGTGCTGCCCGAGGCGCTGCAGGGCAGCCGGTTCATCTTCGCCGCGGTCCGCATCGGCGGCCTGCGCGGCCGGTGCTGCGACGAGCGGGTCGCGCTCGACCTCGGCGTCCTGGGGCAGGAGACGACCGGACCCGGGGGGCTGGCCTACGCGCTGCGCACCGTCCCGTTCATGCTCGACGTCGCGCGGCAGGTGCGCGAGCTCGCCCCCGACGCCCACTTCCTGAACTTCACCAACCCCGCGGGCATCATCACCGAGGCGATGCAGTCGGTGCTGGGCGACCGCGTGCTGGGGATCTGCGACACCCCCTCGGGGCTCGGCCGGCGGGTCGCGGGGCTGCTGGGCCTGGACCACACGCGCGTCCAGATGGACTACGTGGGCCTGAACCACCTCGGCTGGATGCGCCGGGTGCTGTTCGACGGCACCGACGTCCTGCCGCGGCTGCTGGCCGACGACGCCGCGCTGGGCGCCCTGGAGGAGGGGCTCGTGTTCGGCCGCGACTGGCTGCGCACGCTCGGCTCCATCCCCAACGAGTACCTCCACTACTACTACTCCCAGCGCGAGGCGGTCGCCTCGATCAAGGCGGCGAAGCAGACCCGCGGGGAGTTCCTGCTCGCCACGCAGGGCGAGTTCTGGGAGCGGCTCGCGACGGCCGGCGACGGGGCCGCGCAGTTGTGGCGCGAGACCGTGACCGCCCGCAGCGCCAGCTACATGGCCGAGGCCAAGGGCGGTGAGCAGGGCGCGCCCGTCCACCAGGACCAGCCCGAGCTCGACCCGTCGCAGCAGGGCTACGCGGGGGTCGCGCTGGCGGTGATGGCCGCGATCAGCCGGGACGAGCGCTCGACGATGATCCTCAACGTCCGCAACGGCGGCACGATCGCGGGGCTGCCCGACGACGCCGTCGTGGAGGTCCCCGCGACGGTGGACGCGAACGGCGTGCACCCCTTGTCGACGGCGGCGCCCGACCTGCACCAGCTGGGCCTCATGCAGCAGGTGAAGGCCGTGGAGCGGCACACCATCGCCGCGGCCGTCCACGGCGACCGGACGGAGGCCCTGCGGGCCTTCGCGCTGCACCCGCTGGTCGACTCCGTCGAGGTCGCCCGGGAACTGCTCGACGGCTACGTGGCCGCGATCCCCGAGGTCGCGGCCGTCTTCAGCTGA
- a CDS encoding GGDEF domain-containing protein, with protein MTSTAPLALLIAVAAAITAATGVLTFRRRRDTPAAVPLTLALAAVTVWALAVVLLNAGVPRPWLDLLVVPQFLGVGVTVLALRLFVDAASGRAARRGRTLALCVEPALLLVAVLVDPWTHWFHATVEHVGDPERRVVSAGPLFWVHTAYSYAVVLGAASTVWQLRRGTRDLLRRQATTMLAAIAVPFAANLAVVFLGDVVEVDVTPLAFAATGVLFAYAVLQQDLLRLVPVARSLVVETVADAVFVLDARERLVDVNPAGRRLLRRGGDVVGEPFARSADPALVRAVGDGEAEVVVRLPGGTDVDVRTRRLRDERGRHLGRVVVARDVTDQLRAARDLERANAQLRAQLVTIEALRTELAEEAARDPLTGLRNRRRFVDDLRTRLAASAATGEPLSLVLLDVDHFKAVNDTHGHAVGDEVLVEVARALAAHARPEDVVRYGGEEFVVLLPRVDARAARARAEELRVACAAVRVEVEELRVTVSAGVATAPDHGGTPDELLLAADRALYEAKEGGRDQVALAD; from the coding sequence ATGACGTCGACGGCACCGCTCGCGCTGCTCATCGCCGTGGCCGCGGCGATCACCGCGGCCACGGGCGTCCTGACCTTCCGGCGGCGCCGGGACACCCCCGCCGCCGTGCCGCTCACCCTGGCGCTGGCCGCCGTCACGGTGTGGGCGCTCGCGGTCGTGCTGCTCAACGCCGGCGTGCCCCGGCCGTGGCTGGACCTGCTGGTCGTGCCGCAGTTCCTCGGCGTCGGCGTCACCGTGCTCGCGCTGCGCCTGTTCGTCGACGCCGCCAGCGGACGCGCGGCCCGCCGGGGCCGCACCCTGGCCCTGTGCGTCGAACCGGCGCTGCTGCTGGTCGCGGTGCTCGTCGACCCCTGGACGCACTGGTTCCACGCCACCGTCGAGCACGTCGGCGACCCCGAGCGGCGCGTCGTCAGCGCCGGGCCGCTGTTCTGGGTCCACACCGCGTACAGCTACGCCGTCGTCCTCGGCGCCGCCTCCACCGTCTGGCAGCTGCGCCGCGGCACCCGCGACCTGCTGCGGCGGCAGGCCACCACCATGCTCGCCGCGATCGCCGTCCCCTTCGCCGCCAACCTCGCCGTCGTGTTCCTCGGCGACGTCGTCGAGGTCGACGTGACGCCGCTGGCCTTCGCCGCCACGGGCGTCCTGTTCGCCTACGCCGTGCTCCAGCAGGACCTGCTGCGGCTCGTGCCCGTCGCCCGGTCCCTCGTCGTCGAGACCGTCGCGGACGCCGTGTTCGTGCTCGACGCCCGCGAACGGCTCGTCGACGTCAACCCCGCCGGCCGCCGGCTCCTGCGCCGGGGCGGGGACGTCGTGGGCGAGCCGTTCGCCCGCTCCGCCGACCCCGCGCTCGTGCGGGCCGTCGGCGACGGCGAGGCCGAGGTCGTCGTCCGGCTGCCCGGCGGGACCGACGTCGACGTGCGCACCCGCCGGCTGCGCGACGAGCGGGGACGGCACCTCGGGCGGGTCGTCGTGGCCCGCGACGTCACCGACCAGCTCCGGGCCGCGCGGGACCTCGAACGCGCCAACGCGCAGCTGCGCGCGCAGCTGGTCACCATCGAGGCGCTGCGCACCGAGCTGGCCGAGGAGGCCGCCCGCGACCCGCTCACGGGCCTGCGCAACCGGCGCCGCTTCGTCGACGACCTGCGGACCCGGCTCGCCGCCTCCGCCGCCACCGGGGAGCCGCTGTCGCTCGTGCTGCTCGACGTCGACCACTTCAAGGCCGTCAACGACACCCACGGCCACGCCGTCGGCGACGAGGTCCTCGTCGAGGTGGCGCGGGCGCTGGCCGCGCACGCCCGGCCCGAGGACGTCGTCCGCTACGGCGGGGAGGAGTTCGTCGTCCTCCTGCCCCGCGTCGACGCCCGCGCCGCCCGGGCGCGGGCCGAGGAGCTGCGGGTGGCGTGCGCCGCGGTGCGCGTGGAGGTCGAGGAGCTGCGCGTCACCGTCAGCGCCGGGGTCGCCACCGCCCCCGACCACGGGGGCACCCCGGACGAGCTCCTGCTCGCCGCCGACCGGGCCCTCTACGAGGCCAAGGAGGGCGGTCGCGACCAGGTGGCGCTCGCCGACTGA
- a CDS encoding LLM class flavin-dependent oxidoreductase, which yields MQTAGRRLELGFLTFVAEGGSDGPGGALRDGLSLVRHAEDLGYDSAWVRVRHHEPYLSSPMTFFAAASQVTSRIALGTGVIPMRYEDPLRLAEDAATVDLLSGGRLELGLSNGIPPLAAALDPVHGTSERGFAGEAQHRIDVLRRALAGEPIAQAAAPYMGIPAGGDLTMTPHAPGLVDRLWYGAGSESTAVRTGRQGFDLQVSTLNTEETGEAFDIVQARQIRSYRKAFADAGHAGRRDARVSAGRIVLPFLDHHDAEAHQEFIEGYTSGMTSDGRPRGASPFPVRYSPVLSGDPEGIVERLLADEAVGETDGLVVVLPAEGSLEVHRRVLSAVAEHVAPHLGWTPAA from the coding sequence ATGCAGACGGCTGGCCGGCGGCTCGAGCTGGGGTTCCTCACCTTCGTCGCCGAGGGTGGCTCGGACGGTCCCGGCGGAGCCCTGCGGGACGGCCTGTCGCTCGTCCGGCACGCCGAGGACCTCGGCTACGACTCGGCGTGGGTGCGGGTCCGCCACCACGAGCCGTACCTGTCCTCCCCCATGACGTTCTTCGCCGCCGCGTCCCAGGTCACCTCCCGCATCGCCCTGGGCACCGGCGTCATCCCCATGCGCTACGAGGACCCGCTGCGCCTGGCCGAGGACGCCGCCACCGTCGACCTCCTCAGCGGGGGACGGCTCGAGCTCGGGCTCAGCAACGGCATCCCCCCGCTGGCCGCCGCGCTCGACCCCGTGCACGGCACCTCCGAGCGGGGTTTCGCCGGGGAGGCTCAGCACCGCATCGACGTGCTCCGCCGTGCGCTCGCCGGTGAGCCGATCGCGCAGGCCGCAGCCCCCTACATGGGCATCCCCGCCGGCGGGGACCTGACGATGACTCCCCACGCCCCGGGTCTGGTCGACCGGCTCTGGTACGGGGCCGGCAGCGAGTCCACCGCGGTCCGCACCGGGCGGCAGGGGTTCGACCTGCAGGTCTCCACCCTCAACACCGAGGAGACGGGGGAGGCCTTCGACATCGTGCAGGCCCGCCAGATCCGCAGCTACCGCAAGGCCTTCGCGGACGCCGGCCACGCCGGCCGCCGAGACGCGCGGGTCTCCGCCGGGCGCATCGTGCTGCCCTTCCTGGACCACCACGACGCCGAAGCCCACCAAGAGTTCATCGAGGGCTACACCTCCGGCATGACGTCCGACGGGCGGCCGCGCGGGGCTTCCCCCTTCCCGGTCCGCTACAGCCCCGTCCTCAGCGGGGACCCCGAGGGCATCGTCGAGCGACTGCTGGCCGATGAAGCGGTCGGGGAGACCGACGGTCTGGTCGTCGTGCTGCCGGCCGAAGGCTCGCTGGAGGTGCACCGCCGGGTCCTGAGCGCGGTCGCCGAGCACGTGGCGCCGCACCTGGGGTGGACCCCCGCCGCCTGA
- a CDS encoding PfkB family carbohydrate kinase — protein MADLDVLLGGRLFCDLVFSGSSLPEPGAEVFADAFVLSPGGTADRATAVTVAVTDEHDRSSTTYEEAATEVPREWPGQLPTAATCHVGVAGEVPGWVDALRAARTVVFGGVGWDASREWSPAVLDRLAHVDVFVPDEVEATSCTRTDDALAAARVLAERVGTVVVTRGARGSLAVDGSGAVVEEPAPVVPVVDPTGAGDVFVAGLMTATRLGWGLRDRRRCCGSCKGPHRGRGTASSTTGR, from the coding sequence GTGGCGGACCTCGACGTCCTGCTCGGCGGCCGACTGTTCTGCGACCTGGTGTTCTCCGGTTCCTCCCTGCCGGAGCCGGGGGCGGAGGTGTTCGCCGACGCCTTCGTCCTGAGCCCCGGCGGCACGGCCGACCGGGCGACTGCGGTGACCGTCGCGGTCACCGACGAGCACGACCGCAGCTCCACCACCTACGAGGAGGCCGCCACCGAGGTCCCGCGGGAGTGGCCCGGGCAGCTGCCCACGGCCGCGACCTGCCACGTCGGCGTGGCCGGTGAGGTCCCCGGCTGGGTGGACGCGCTGCGCGCCGCGCGGACCGTGGTGTTCGGCGGTGTCGGCTGGGACGCGAGCCGCGAGTGGTCACCGGCCGTCCTGGACCGGCTGGCGCACGTCGACGTCTTCGTGCCCGACGAGGTCGAGGCCACCAGCTGCACGCGCACCGACGACGCCCTCGCGGCGGCGCGGGTGCTGGCCGAGCGGGTGGGCACCGTCGTCGTCACGCGCGGGGCCCGGGGCAGCCTGGCGGTCGACGGCTCCGGGGCGGTCGTCGAGGAACCCGCGCCGGTCGTGCCCGTCGTCGACCCCACGGGCGCCGGCGACGTGTTCGTGGCCGGGTTGATGACGGCCACCCGGCTGGGGTGGGGCCTGCGGGACCGGCGGAGGTGCTGCGGTTCCTGCAAGGGACCGCACCGCGGGAGGGGTACCGCGTCATCCACGACTGGGCGGTGA